The Palleronia sp. THAF1 genome window below encodes:
- the nudC gene encoding NAD(+) diphosphatase, protein MRNAETVTFGGSGLDRSAAQRRDEGSLRADPAARVTPLWRGKPLIQDDPDSGALSLAHLPTDHAALRDSGQWVFLGVEGDTPRFAADISAWEPAEMPDTLGAFHDPSRQAHPDFAPAEFAELRATMLQLTARDAELAATARGILEWHRLHRFCANCGHATDSAQCGWQRTCPSCERHHFPRTDPVVIMLVTRGNSVLLGRSPGWPDGMYSLLAGFVEPGETIEAAVRRETWEETGIRVGQVDYLASQPWPFPASLMIGCRAEAVSSDIRVDPEEIEDALWLSREDAMQAMAGKHRILPARKGAIAHFLLTRWLADTLD, encoded by the coding sequence ATGCGCAACGCGGAAACAGTCACCTTTGGTGGATCGGGATTGGATCGCTCGGCAGCGCAGCGCCGGGATGAGGGCAGCTTGCGCGCAGACCCCGCGGCTCGGGTTACGCCGCTGTGGCGCGGCAAGCCGCTGATCCAGGACGACCCTGACAGCGGAGCGCTGTCGCTGGCCCATCTTCCCACGGATCACGCGGCACTGCGCGATTCGGGCCAATGGGTCTTTCTAGGCGTCGAGGGCGACACGCCGCGCTTCGCCGCTGATATCAGCGCTTGGGAACCGGCAGAGATGCCCGACACGCTGGGCGCCTTCCACGACCCGTCGCGGCAGGCGCATCCCGACTTCGCCCCCGCGGAGTTCGCCGAATTACGCGCGACGATGCTGCAACTGACCGCACGGGACGCGGAACTGGCGGCCACCGCTCGCGGCATCCTGGAATGGCACCGCTTGCACAGGTTCTGTGCCAACTGCGGCCACGCCACCGACAGCGCGCAATGCGGCTGGCAACGCACCTGCCCCTCTTGCGAGCGCCACCATTTCCCGCGCACCGATCCGGTGGTCATCATGCTGGTCACGCGCGGCAATTCCGTGCTGCTTGGTCGCTCTCCCGGCTGGCCAGACGGGATGTATTCACTGCTGGCGGGCTTCGTTGAGCCAGGCGAAACCATAGAGGCCGCCGTGCGCCGCGAGACGTGGGAGGAAACCGGAATTCGCGTCGGTCAGGTGGACTACCTTGCAAGCCAACCCTGGCCCTTCCCCGCATCGCTGATGATCGGCTGTCGGGCCGAGGCGGTGTCGTCCGATATCCGCGTCGACCCAGAGGAAATCGAAGATGCCCTATGGTTGAGTCGCGAGGACGCGATGCAAGCCATGGCGGGCAAGCATCGCATCCTGCCGGCCCGGAAAGGTGCGATTGCGCATTTTCTTCTGACGCGGTGGCTTGCGGACACGTTGGATTGA